A genome region from Nocardiopsis exhalans includes the following:
- a CDS encoding PIN domain-containing protein, whose amino-acid sequence MAFPAFLDTCVLYPAYLCDTLLRLAAAGAYRPLWSADVLDELGRNVVKRGVATDKVERRITQMNRAFPDATVHGYETLIDGMKNDPKDRHVLAGAVRANAEVIVTFNTKDFPDVALKPYDVLAVHPDDFLLDQLDLYPGLTLGVLEKQAASYRREPTTVPGVLALLERTGVPQFAAEVRRHLR is encoded by the coding sequence GTGGCTTTTCCCGCCTTTCTCGACACCTGTGTGCTCTATCCCGCCTACCTGTGCGACACCCTCCTACGGCTCGCGGCCGCCGGAGCGTACCGGCCCTTGTGGTCTGCCGACGTCCTTGACGAGCTCGGCCGCAACGTCGTCAAGCGAGGTGTCGCAACGGACAAGGTCGAACGCAGGATCACCCAGATGAACCGCGCTTTTCCCGACGCTACGGTGCACGGCTACGAGACGCTGATCGACGGCATGAAGAACGATCCCAAGGACAGGCACGTCCTCGCTGGCGCTGTCCGGGCAAACGCCGAGGTCATTGTTACCTTCAACACGAAGGACTTCCCAGACGTAGCGCTCAAGCCCTACGACGTCCTGGCCGTGCACCCGGATGATTTTCTTCTTGATCAACTCGACCTCTATCCGGGACTGACGCTCGGTGTTCTGGAGAAGCAGGCTGCCTCCTACCGCCGCGAACCGACGACCGTCCCCGGGGTGCTCGCCTTGCTGGAACGAACCGGCGTACCCCAGTTCGCCGCTGAAGTTCGTCG
- a CDS encoding helix-turn-helix domain-containing protein: MATTLRERTVLPPDDRSELARLARDLTDDRRPRARLIGPDGSKIDVPEELYGVLRDVVAALSQGLAISIAPHNTMLTTQEAADLLSISRPTLVRLLSEGEIPFSMRGRHRRVLLRDVLDYQERTRQEREQVLDQMAVDAEETGLYDVTSTPESTR; this comes from the coding sequence ATGGCAACGACACTGCGGGAACGAACAGTCCTTCCACCGGATGACCGGTCCGAGCTGGCCAGACTCGCTCGTGACCTGACTGACGACCGTCGGCCGCGCGCACGGCTCATCGGCCCGGACGGCTCGAAAATCGATGTCCCCGAGGAGCTCTACGGAGTCCTGCGCGACGTCGTGGCAGCGCTTTCTCAGGGGTTGGCGATCTCCATCGCTCCGCACAACACCATGCTGACCACGCAGGAGGCGGCTGATCTGCTCAGTATTTCCCGTCCTACCCTGGTCAGGCTCCTGAGCGAGGGCGAAATCCCCTTCAGCATGCGTGGACGGCATCGCCGAGTACTCCTCCGCGATGTCCTGGACTACCAGGAGCGCACTCGGCAGGAGCGGGAGCAGGTCCTGGACCAGATGGCGGTCGACGCCGAGGAAACGGGCCTGTACGACGTGACCTCCACCCCTGAGAGCACCAGGTGA
- a CDS encoding helix-turn-helix domain-containing protein, with amino-acid sequence MARASVLGDSPTIEPDAEDRSAAQRLLQGVGEESQLALKLADGSELPLSEALVKALLALAGELSVGHVVRVLAAETTLTPAETAEVLGLSRPFVVRLLDEGAIPSEHLPGSRHRVVRLEDVLEFQARRERRREGRRKIADAVESADLPY; translated from the coding sequence ATGGCGCGAGCGAGCGTGTTGGGTGACTCCCCCACGATCGAACCTGACGCTGAAGACCGTTCCGCTGCCCAGCGGCTGCTTCAAGGGGTGGGCGAGGAGTCACAGCTGGCTCTGAAGCTCGCCGACGGGAGTGAGCTCCCCCTGTCCGAAGCGTTGGTCAAGGCACTACTGGCTCTGGCTGGTGAACTCTCAGTCGGACACGTGGTCCGGGTGTTGGCCGCCGAGACCACCCTGACCCCCGCGGAAACCGCGGAGGTGCTGGGCCTGTCCAGGCCCTTCGTCGTGCGCTTGCTGGATGAGGGAGCGATTCCGTCGGAGCACCTGCCTGGTAGCCGTCATCGGGTGGTTCGGCTAGAAGACGTTCTGGAGTTCCAGGCCAGGCGCGAGAGGCGCAGGGAAGGCAGACGGAAGATCGCCGATGCAGTCGAGTCCGCCGATCTCCCGTACTGA
- a CDS encoding GNAT family N-acetyltransferase codes for MNKPELWLHGDRAGIGPIRSDLLEDYWRWEQRISTIVGYNRQTPQQIATTREIYTSAYESSSERQIKFTVYAVDGPEPLPVGTAMLLLDLGLDVAEYTVAIGASEARGKGVGTEATLLVLDYAFHVTGLECVYLTVLEPNAGAITAYERAGFRCQGMRRNSNKWLGRRVNEIHMDVVPAEFPGPSRVKQQFGADS; via the coding sequence ATGAACAAACCTGAGCTCTGGCTGCACGGTGACCGGGCCGGTATCGGCCCGATCCGCTCCGACCTGCTGGAGGACTACTGGCGGTGGGAGCAGCGCATTTCCACCATCGTCGGGTACAACCGGCAGACTCCCCAGCAGATCGCGACCACCCGGGAGATCTACACCAGCGCCTACGAGTCCTCTTCCGAACGGCAGATCAAGTTCACCGTCTACGCCGTGGACGGTCCCGAACCGCTTCCGGTGGGCACAGCCATGCTCCTGCTCGATCTGGGACTGGATGTCGCCGAGTACACCGTGGCCATCGGAGCCTCCGAAGCCCGAGGCAAGGGGGTCGGTACCGAGGCGACCCTTCTGGTGCTGGACTACGCCTTCCACGTCACCGGATTGGAGTGCGTCTACCTGACCGTGCTGGAACCCAACGCCGGAGCGATCACCGCCTATGAGCGCGCGGGTTTCCGCTGTCAGGGGATGCGCCGCAACTCCAACAAGTGGCTGGGCCGTCGTGTCAACGAGATCCACATGGACGTCGTCCCCGCGGAGTTTCCCGGCCCTTCGCGGGTCAAGCAACAGTTCGGAGCCGACTCCTGA
- a CDS encoding protein-L-isoaspartate O-methyltransferase family protein: protein MGDKTNVTAALAAVDEDYYTLRPDGNLVTQSTAASAIAELLERLDVWAGMRVLEVGTGSGFSGALLSELVGPAGSVVSVDVVAELTTRARDLHESQGRTNVALITGDGALGAPGKGDFDRVVAWTTPSLLPRAWVEQAAPDAVIVTPVELAPSVRSAAILRARVDPELGPEGVELFAGRYVEMHDVELEQWLVPPRGVDALVRSDEGLDLWISAPWVGRDGEAARGLLKVLADEGTTRAGVLEAGESAVDLTAYLYARHPEEISVVGLGGPLWGVGYADPEGVAVFTAADTGSALHSGASGALERLSVWVEDWRQTGRPGYPDLSPVLTREDEGWRVRAELAGDERA, encoded by the coding sequence ATGGGCGACAAGACGAACGTGACCGCCGCGCTCGCGGCCGTCGACGAGGACTACTACACGCTTCGGCCGGACGGGAACCTCGTCACACAGAGCACAGCGGCCTCGGCCATCGCCGAGCTCCTGGAACGGCTGGACGTGTGGGCCGGAATGCGGGTGCTGGAGGTCGGCACCGGCTCGGGTTTCTCCGGTGCGCTGCTGAGCGAGCTCGTGGGACCGGCGGGTTCGGTGGTGTCGGTGGACGTGGTTGCGGAGCTCACCACCAGGGCGCGTGACCTGCACGAATCCCAAGGGCGAACCAACGTCGCCCTGATCACTGGCGACGGCGCGCTGGGTGCCCCGGGAAAGGGGGATTTCGATCGGGTCGTGGCCTGGACGACACCGAGCCTCCTTCCCCGGGCCTGGGTGGAACAAGCGGCGCCGGACGCCGTGATCGTCACCCCCGTCGAACTGGCACCGAGCGTGCGCAGCGCCGCGATCCTGCGCGCTCGTGTGGACCCCGAACTCGGCCCCGAAGGTGTGGAGCTCTTCGCGGGGCGCTACGTGGAGATGCACGATGTGGAGCTGGAGCAGTGGCTGGTCCCACCGCGTGGCGTCGACGCCCTGGTGCGCTCCGATGAGGGCCTGGACCTGTGGATCTCCGCGCCTTGGGTGGGCCGGGACGGCGAAGCCGCACGTGGCCTGCTCAAGGTGTTGGCCGACGAGGGCACTACGCGGGCCGGTGTGTTGGAAGCGGGGGAGTCGGCCGTGGACCTGACCGCCTACCTTTACGCCCGCCATCCCGAAGAGATCAGCGTGGTGGGCCTGGGCGGCCCTCTCTGGGGTGTGGGGTACGCGGACCCCGAAGGGGTGGCGGTGTTCACGGCCGCCGACACCGGCAGCGCTCTGCACAGCGGAGCTTCCGGGGCGCTGGAGCGTCTGAGCGTCTGGGTCGAGGACTGGCGTCAGACAGGTCGCCCCGGCTACCCCGACCTGAGCCCGGTGCTCACTCGCGAGGATGAGGGGTGGCGTGTACGCGCCGAACTCGCCGGAGACGAACGCGCATGA
- a CDS encoding lasso peptide biosynthesis B2 protein: protein MSSHMALPPPPSALPRLRYRCAGLCGFVLAVLLLRLPLERSVALVGALRRWAVRSATVGEAEVLVTAVRRAAQWFPGRAACLENSLAAALAALLTRRSVDWCIGARLMPYAAHAWIEVEGVPVGEPSEPDRPYLLLQRT from the coding sequence TTGAGTTCGCATATGGCCCTTCCCCCGCCGCCCTCCGCGCTCCCACGACTGCGCTACCGCTGCGCCGGACTGTGCGGATTCGTCTTGGCCGTCCTCTTGCTGCGCCTACCCCTCGAACGCAGCGTGGCGCTCGTCGGCGCACTCCGGCGCTGGGCCGTGCGTTCCGCCACCGTTGGAGAAGCCGAGGTCCTCGTGACGGCGGTTCGCCGCGCCGCGCAATGGTTCCCCGGCCGTGCGGCCTGCCTGGAGAACTCCCTCGCGGCCGCGCTCGCCGCACTGCTGACACGGCGCTCCGTGGACTGGTGCATCGGGGCACGCCTGATGCCCTACGCGGCGCATGCCTGGATCGAGGTGGAGGGGGTCCCGGTCGGTGAGCCCTCCGAACCCGATCGCCCCTACCTGTTGTTGCAACGGACATGA
- a CDS encoding PqqD family peptide modification chaperone: protein MTGLGPAPGVRQASTEHGAMLLDLSSGRFFGLNPTAAAIWRSLSQGVSPEDTATRLADQLRVSEDRLLEDTRSLRAALCERGLLREESTP from the coding sequence ATGACCGGACTCGGCCCCGCCCCCGGTGTCCGACAGGCGAGCACCGAGCACGGCGCGATGCTGCTGGACCTGTCTTCGGGCAGGTTCTTCGGGCTGAACCCCACCGCTGCGGCGATATGGCGCTCCCTCAGCCAAGGTGTGTCCCCAGAGGACACGGCGACACGGTTGGCCGACCAACTGAGGGTCTCGGAAGACCGTCTACTCGAGGACACCCGGTCCCTTCGCGCGGCGTTGTGCGAGCGCGGCCTGCTGCGTGAGGAGAGCACTCCTTGA
- a CDS encoding albusnodin/ikarugamycin family macrolactam cyclase, which yields MAVTRYFAGSSARRSGAAPDPRVRLLGVWPKPLIRHTVAHGRSALLLGECLATDEELREALSHGGSLCEAAGSAASLSGSYCAIVSQDGQTALATDLAGLHRLWYREGSEGIEFASTPLALVRGSTADLDPDALAARLFCSDFHTGLPGGSLHKRATEVPPDRVLLLNGASVSLAPRNPAWNRTLFREGAEALREALETGVRARVSGANTVTADLSGGMDSSTLALLAARYRDEPLPALTYTDPFAVNDDDADYAALLASRASGLAQVIVKGDAASLPFTGMDDVPLTDHPSLDTVIFARDRVRLLPASGASPHLVGDGGDAVLGAPLTYLTALTRRSGLPRLVQETRGWARLRHRPVHRIMRSVWRASRTTYAETLTALAARLEGLPSNGFRGNAPRVERNIVWAHLGPSAPWGTSRARATVAERLRHAAESVDDAHGVDAHALRMLRRHAADTRLFADIAAHSDVRVAAPFFDNQVVAACLSVPAVERASVFQAKPLLKAAFAEHLLAELYERRTKGDYGACEYHGVRRNAARLRSLVEDSRLADLGILEPHLIKAELERAISGGYAAMAAIAEVVSAEVWLRGLDRALALPAERSVVLEGER from the coding sequence GTGGCGGTGACAAGGTACTTCGCCGGTTCCAGCGCGCGGCGATCCGGCGCGGCCCCGGATCCTCGGGTGCGGCTACTCGGGGTGTGGCCCAAGCCCTTGATCAGACACACGGTCGCGCATGGTCGCTCCGCCCTTCTCCTGGGCGAGTGCCTGGCGACCGACGAAGAGCTCCGAGAAGCCCTTTCCCATGGCGGATCGTTGTGCGAGGCGGCGGGTAGCGCGGCCTCACTCAGCGGTTCCTACTGCGCGATCGTTTCCCAGGACGGGCAGACGGCCCTCGCCACGGACCTGGCCGGACTGCACCGCCTGTGGTACCGGGAAGGCTCGGAAGGCATCGAGTTCGCGTCCACACCGCTGGCCCTCGTTCGCGGTTCCACCGCCGACCTGGATCCGGACGCTCTCGCCGCACGGCTCTTCTGCTCGGATTTCCACACCGGCCTCCCGGGAGGCTCCCTTCACAAACGAGCCACCGAGGTACCACCGGATCGGGTTCTGCTCCTGAACGGGGCAAGCGTGTCCCTCGCTCCCCGAAACCCGGCGTGGAACCGGACATTGTTCCGGGAGGGGGCGGAGGCGCTCCGCGAGGCCTTGGAAACCGGTGTGCGCGCACGGGTCAGCGGAGCGAACACGGTGACCGCGGACCTTTCCGGAGGGATGGACTCGTCCACGCTCGCGCTGTTGGCCGCACGTTACCGGGACGAACCACTGCCAGCGCTGACCTATACGGACCCGTTCGCGGTCAACGACGATGACGCCGATTACGCGGCGCTACTCGCCTCCAGAGCATCAGGGTTGGCGCAGGTCATCGTGAAGGGGGACGCGGCGTCCCTACCCTTCACCGGCATGGACGACGTTCCGCTCACCGATCATCCGAGCCTGGACACGGTGATCTTCGCGCGCGATCGCGTCCGTCTGCTGCCGGCGTCCGGAGCCTCCCCGCACCTGGTCGGGGACGGCGGGGACGCGGTGCTGGGAGCCCCGCTCACCTACCTCACGGCCCTGACCCGTAGGAGCGGTCTGCCGCGGTTGGTCCAGGAGACCCGCGGCTGGGCGAGGTTGAGGCACCGGCCGGTACACCGGATCATGCGTTCCGTCTGGAGGGCCTCCCGCACGACCTACGCCGAAACGCTCACGGCCCTCGCCGCACGGCTGGAAGGGCTCCCTTCGAACGGTTTCCGGGGCAATGCCCCTCGGGTCGAACGCAATATCGTCTGGGCCCACCTCGGGCCGTCCGCTCCGTGGGGCACCTCAAGAGCCCGTGCCACCGTGGCGGAACGACTCCGCCACGCGGCGGAAAGCGTGGACGATGCCCACGGGGTCGACGCGCACGCGCTGCGCATGCTGCGTCGGCACGCCGCGGACACCCGGTTGTTCGCGGACATCGCCGCCCATTCGGACGTGCGGGTGGCCGCACCCTTCTTCGACAACCAGGTCGTCGCGGCCTGCCTGTCGGTCCCCGCCGTGGAACGAGCCTCGGTCTTCCAGGCCAAGCCGTTGCTGAAGGCCGCGTTCGCCGAACATCTACTCGCCGAACTGTACGAACGCCGAACCAAAGGCGACTACGGGGCGTGTGAGTACCACGGGGTTCGCCGCAACGCCGCTCGGCTGCGCAGTCTGGTGGAGGACTCGCGCCTGGCGGATCTGGGCATCCTCGAACCCCACCTGATCAAGGCTGAACTGGAACGGGCCATCAGCGGCGGATACGCGGCGATGGCCGCAATCGCCGAAGTCGTGTCCGCCGAGGTGTGGTTGCGCGGGCTCGACCGCGCTCTGGCCCTTCCCGCGGAGCGCTCCGTCGTCCTGGAAGGAGAGCGATGA
- a CDS encoding lasso RiPP family leader peptide-containing protein, which translates to MQEEQVYEPPVLIDLGDARELILGNGSQDTADLNTSRYY; encoded by the coding sequence ATGCAGGAAGAACAGGTGTACGAGCCCCCGGTGCTGATTGACCTCGGCGACGCTCGTGAGCTCATCCTCGGCAACGGGTCGCAGGACACGGCGGACCTCAACACCTCCCGCTACTACTGA
- a CDS encoding helix-turn-helix domain-containing protein, producing MDTPASFERDRAELAEEIRQLRAASGMSGVVVAERLGWSQSKVSKLETGRATPSLEDVRKLVALYGVGQEKRDALETSTSELNDRYRSLRMLRKRGLEQEQQGIKRVESSTTLLRVFEPSTVPGLLQTAEYARAVFSRPLTGAGVDVPGAVAARIDRQSVLFRPERRFHFVITEAALRWRMGGSSTMTAQMDRLANLSTLSNVRLGLLPWRVEVSEFPNNGFDIRDDREVAVENFTTHRVLTDPRDVDFHLRMFQLFADAAIYDDEARTFLADLVREHA from the coding sequence ATGGACACACCTGCATCGTTCGAACGTGACCGTGCGGAGCTGGCCGAAGAGATTCGGCAGCTTCGTGCGGCTTCCGGTATGTCCGGGGTGGTCGTCGCCGAGCGGCTCGGGTGGAGCCAGTCCAAGGTCTCCAAGCTCGAAACCGGCAGAGCAACCCCCTCCTTGGAGGATGTGCGGAAGCTGGTCGCCCTGTACGGGGTGGGCCAGGAGAAGCGCGACGCCCTCGAAACGTCGACCTCGGAGCTGAACGACCGCTACCGATCTCTGCGTATGTTGCGTAAGCGTGGTCTCGAGCAAGAGCAGCAGGGCATCAAGCGTGTGGAGTCCTCCACAACCCTTCTGCGGGTCTTCGAGCCGAGCACTGTTCCGGGGCTGCTGCAAACGGCTGAGTACGCACGTGCGGTGTTCAGCCGCCCTCTCACCGGCGCCGGTGTCGACGTTCCAGGGGCTGTGGCCGCCAGGATCGATCGGCAGTCGGTGCTTTTCCGGCCTGAGCGTAGGTTCCACTTCGTCATCACGGAGGCCGCTCTTCGCTGGCGTATGGGTGGCTCCTCGACGATGACGGCCCAGATGGACCGTCTGGCCAACCTCTCGACACTCTCGAATGTGCGTCTGGGTCTGCTGCCCTGGCGGGTCGAAGTCTCCGAGTTCCCCAACAACGGTTTCGACATCCGAGATGATCGGGAGGTCGCTGTAGAGAACTTCACGACGCATCGGGTCCTCACGGATCCCAGGGACGTCGACTTCCACCTGCGCATGTTCCAGCTGTTCGCCGATGCCGCGATCTACGACGACGAGGCGCGCACCTTCCTCGCGGACCTGGTCCGCGAGCACGCCTGA
- a CDS encoding DUF6879 family protein, translating into MSSLSDAGFDDLFDEAAKSVFRLETLPVYNPVSEAAKLAAYLAGDPCPRVGVTTPYMREVTEQTRQGIRRFRVHVVHSPLNDYLRYEMEWGYVFNSQAGEEIFILDTAEKGRPDGLVDEDFWFFDDTHVVRMNYRDDGEYLGKELVDVPDLEHYRAQRDLAMAQAVPFNEYWRAHPQYHRG; encoded by the coding sequence ATGTCGTCGCTGAGTGATGCCGGTTTCGACGATCTGTTCGACGAAGCCGCCAAGAGCGTGTTCCGGCTGGAGACCCTGCCCGTCTACAACCCGGTGTCCGAAGCGGCGAAGCTAGCCGCTTACCTGGCCGGAGACCCCTGCCCCAGGGTGGGTGTGACCACCCCTTACATGCGCGAGGTGACGGAGCAGACCCGGCAGGGCATCCGTCGTTTCCGCGTGCACGTGGTTCACAGTCCTTTGAACGACTACCTCCGTTACGAGATGGAGTGGGGATACGTCTTCAACTCCCAGGCGGGGGAGGAGATCTTCATCCTCGACACCGCAGAGAAGGGCCGCCCCGACGGTCTCGTCGACGAGGACTTCTGGTTCTTCGACGACACCCACGTGGTGCGCATGAACTACCGGGACGATGGCGAGTACCTCGGCAAAGAGCTGGTGGACGTGCCTGACCTGGAGCACTACCGAGCCCAGCGTGACCTGGCCATGGCGCAGGCCGTACCCTTCAACGAGTATTGGAGAGCGCATCCGCAGTATCACCGGGGCTGA
- a CDS encoding ATP-binding protein, with amino-acid sequence MSILPQMPTPAYPGRRWEARQYPGTPSTCPRFRAELRSDLASLAGVPRHIREDVELCASEAFANAVTHTRSQRSGGTVIRMLSTPIVMGRETTLRLSIIDDGPLDTRPMFPPERRSAADWEQAESGRGLQLIHQLANEWGTQRWADPDSLSVLGAVLWAEFAYPTASETTCVCGGAR; translated from the coding sequence GTGTCCATTCTCCCTCAGATGCCCACTCCCGCCTACCCGGGGCGGCGCTGGGAAGCGCGCCAGTACCCCGGAACGCCCTCCACCTGCCCCCGCTTCCGGGCGGAGCTCCGCTCTGACCTCGCATCCCTCGCCGGGGTTCCCCGCCACATCCGCGAGGACGTCGAGCTCTGCGCGAGCGAGGCCTTCGCCAACGCCGTGACCCATACCCGATCACAGCGCTCCGGCGGCACCGTCATCCGGATGCTCTCCACGCCCATCGTGATGGGCCGCGAGACCACCCTGCGTCTTTCGATCATCGACGACGGACCCCTGGACACCCGCCCGATGTTCCCGCCCGAGCGGCGATCGGCGGCGGATTGGGAGCAGGCCGAGTCCGGGCGCGGCCTCCAGCTCATCCACCAGCTCGCCAACGAGTGGGGCACCCAGCGCTGGGCTGACCCCGACTCGCTGAGTGTGCTGGGCGCGGTGCTCTGGGCCGAGTTCGCCTACCCCACCGCCTCCGAGACCACCTGTGTCTGCGGAGGCGCCCGATGA
- a CDS encoding GntR family transcriptional regulator, producing MSTLEPPRARYKQVAALLRDAIRRGDYAPGSTLPSQPDLAREYGLNQSSISRAVSMLQAEGWVRTEHGRGSVVLDVPTVKRVRRIDRDYRSSHSRSSYAEELTEAGLAPRTELVRWGEEAPSEEIAEALRIAPEDTVLVRKRHMFADEKPVQLAISHIPMQVAGGTEIAMPDTGPSGMYERLAQRGFGPVRFSEDIEVRGATAEESAFLDIAQGQPVFQVMRTAFDTEDRPVEACLNVLAALRWRLTYTWEQSR from the coding sequence ATGAGCACCCTCGAACCGCCTCGCGCGCGGTACAAACAGGTGGCCGCGCTGCTGCGCGACGCCATCCGGAGGGGTGACTACGCGCCGGGCAGCACACTGCCCAGCCAGCCGGACCTCGCTCGGGAGTACGGGCTCAACCAGAGCTCCATCAGTCGGGCGGTGTCCATGCTCCAGGCCGAGGGGTGGGTCCGGACCGAGCACGGCCGGGGATCCGTCGTCCTGGATGTCCCGACCGTCAAACGTGTTCGGAGGATCGACCGTGACTACCGCTCCTCGCACAGCCGCAGTTCCTACGCCGAAGAGCTCACCGAGGCGGGACTGGCACCCCGCACCGAGCTCGTCCGTTGGGGAGAGGAAGCGCCCAGCGAAGAGATCGCCGAGGCCCTCCGGATCGCCCCTGAGGACACGGTGCTTGTGCGCAAGCGGCACATGTTCGCCGACGAGAAACCCGTTCAGCTCGCCATCTCCCACATCCCTATGCAGGTCGCTGGCGGCACCGAGATCGCCATGCCCGACACCGGGCCGAGCGGCATGTACGAGCGGCTGGCCCAACGTGGTTTCGGGCCGGTCCGCTTCTCCGAGGACATCGAAGTACGTGGAGCGACCGCAGAGGAGTCCGCCTTCCTCGACATCGCCCAGGGGCAACCCGTCTTCCAGGTCATGCGCACTGCTTTCGACACCGAGGACCGGCCGGTCGAAGCCTGCTTGAACGTCCTCGCCGCACTGCGCTGGCGCCTCACCTACACCTGGGAGCAGTCGCGATGA
- a CDS encoding NUDIX hydrolase gives MNEGVLHSVSVSAIVVRPEDGKVLVIQRADDERWVPPGGVLELAETPEQCAVREVREETGVEVRPLRLTGVYKNMKLGVVSLGLLCEPIGGQARPSDEALSVAWLEPEEAIHAAPEARGIRIADALSDDGPFIRVHDGTHLLTSTAEDDLG, from the coding sequence ATGAACGAGGGCGTTCTGCACAGTGTCAGTGTCAGCGCGATCGTGGTGCGCCCCGAGGACGGGAAGGTCCTGGTCATCCAGCGCGCTGACGACGAGCGGTGGGTCCCACCGGGCGGTGTCCTGGAGCTCGCGGAGACCCCCGAGCAGTGCGCGGTTCGTGAGGTGCGGGAAGAGACCGGGGTCGAAGTCCGGCCACTACGGCTGACCGGGGTCTACAAGAACATGAAGCTCGGCGTGGTCTCCCTGGGTCTGCTGTGCGAACCGATCGGCGGCCAGGCCCGACCCAGCGACGAAGCGCTGTCCGTGGCCTGGCTTGAACCCGAAGAAGCGATCCACGCCGCACCCGAAGCCCGGGGGATCCGCATCGCCGATGCCCTGTCCGACGACGGCCCCTTCATCCGCGTCCACGACGGAACCCACCTGCTGACCAGTACCGCCGAGGACGATCTCGGGTAG
- a CDS encoding GntR family transcriptional regulator translates to MSDETTDARPLQVRIADNLRNQIRRGDLAPGDKLPTLHELAESYEVSVIVARGSIDLLRQEGLLTSKKGSGTYVREPKRVRRYGLQRYSRSIWGGPEPQSVLRAEGAGQGQKVEQETETAQVPAPPFVVERLPDVSDDDLVLVRRRVTKLDGTINQSADSYFSLATAERNPEMVDGEGPGGHIADIDRVSPVREVQEEIGARMPTGPEASRLRIPPGTPVFEVIRTYHTEDGPLDVAQFLIRADMAVFDYRFPVPD, encoded by the coding sequence ATGAGCGACGAGACGACCGACGCGCGCCCCCTTCAGGTACGCATCGCCGATAACCTGCGCAACCAAATCCGCCGGGGTGACCTCGCCCCCGGGGACAAACTCCCCACACTCCACGAACTCGCCGAGAGTTATGAAGTCAGCGTGATTGTGGCCCGAGGCTCGATCGACCTCCTTCGCCAAGAAGGGCTTCTGACCAGCAAGAAAGGCAGCGGCACCTACGTCCGCGAGCCGAAGAGGGTGCGACGCTACGGGCTCCAGCGCTACAGCCGATCCATATGGGGCGGCCCCGAACCGCAGAGCGTGCTTCGGGCAGAGGGTGCAGGGCAGGGGCAGAAGGTCGAACAGGAGACCGAGACAGCGCAGGTCCCCGCCCCGCCCTTCGTGGTGGAGCGGCTGCCGGACGTCTCGGATGATGATCTCGTCTTGGTGCGCAGGCGCGTCACGAAGCTCGACGGGACCATCAACCAGTCCGCGGACAGCTACTTCAGCCTCGCCACCGCCGAGCGGAACCCCGAAATGGTGGACGGCGAGGGGCCAGGAGGACACATCGCCGACATCGATCGCGTGAGTCCCGTGCGGGAGGTCCAGGAGGAGATCGGGGCGCGGATGCCCACCGGTCCGGAGGCCAGTCGGCTGCGCATTCCTCCGGGCACCCCGGTGTTCGAGGTGATCCGGACCTACCACACCGAAGACGGTCCACTCGATGTGGCGCAGTTCCTGATCCGTGCCGACATGGCCGTCTTCGACTACCGCTTTCCTGTCCCAGACTGA